Proteins encoded together in one Thermodesulfobacteriota bacterium window:
- a CDS encoding XdhC family protein, which produces MTDREFLAKLAELRAAKVAVCLATIVDAAGSTPREVGAKMLVCADGTTYGSVGGGCGERNVKTAALRCLLATRAPELVEVDLTDDLGTRGGDVCGGTMRIFVEPY; this is translated from the coding sequence GTGACCGACCGGGAGTTCCTGGCAAAGCTCGCCGAGCTGCGGGCTGCAAAGGTGGCCGTGTGCCTGGCCACGATCGTCGACGCTGCCGGCTCCACCCCCCGGGAGGTGGGCGCCAAGATGCTCGTGTGCGCCGACGGAACGACCTACGGCTCCGTTGGGGGCGGCTGCGGGGAGCGAAACGTCAAGACCGCGGCGCTGCGCTGCCTGCTCGCCACCCGCGCCCCGGAGTTGGTGGAAGTGGACCTCACCGACGACCTGGGCACCCGCGGCGGCGACGTCTGCGGCGGGACGATGCGCATCTTCGTGGAGCCTTACTGA